From the genome of Astatotilapia calliptera chromosome 3, fAstCal1.2, whole genome shotgun sequence:
CCCCACCAGTCGAATCTCTGTAATGGAACACAAATGCAAAATGACATCATTTATAAACATCACATTAAAGAGAAAAGTGCGAAACAACAAGAATTTAATTCCCGGCAACAAAGTCCCAAGAGTTAAAAGTAAACACTTAAAGCATCTGTGCTTTCCACCAGAGTGATGGAAAAGCAGTAAGGCTGAAGTAACAGAGGCTCTGAATAGAATTCACACTTTcatattattgtaggatctttacaatataaagcaccttaaagcaatctgttgctgtgattttgtactacataaatataaaaatgaattgcATTGAACTGAGACATTCACTGTGGctcaagtaaaagaaaaatagtaGTAGTGGTAAAATagtattaattttaaatgttggCAGTGCTTGCCTTTATTTGTTCATAAAGTATGAACAAACTATATGGGAATGGGgataaaacacacaacagaTTTGTGTCTATATGCTGTTAATAAACTAGTAAATGAGGGTCAATCTGACCCAAATACTGTGACTGAATGTCAGCATCTTGCAGGAATAGTAGTGGTCAACAACTTATTGCAAGTTTCTATTTTATAAATAGATTACACTAAAACCTTTCTTATAGGCAGCCTTGTGTAACAGCTATTACAATATGGATCACTCTCAAGCTGCAAAGATTTAGGGTAATCTGCTACGGAGATCTTAGCTGCTCGAAGCTGATGATTCAGCCGGCTTTAGAGGCTCAGTGGGAAGAATTTTGTACACATAcgttacttttccttttttttttccaaaccacCCAAACTTCCATCTAACTGACAGCTTTTACTAAGATTCAGTCACTAACCTGAGATGTTTCATTTAGTGTATGAATTTGAGAGTGAATggatagtggtattgtaaagcgctttgggtgccttgaaaagcgctatataaatccaatccattattattattattattattattattattattatttcatacaATTTTTAAACCTGCCTGATCACATTTAGTTATCACTCTTTATCCAATCAGATTTTCATCTTCGGATAAATCTGCCAGGACACCGTATGGGTTGTTAGAAATGCCTGAGAGAGTATTCCTGCGTGGAGACCTTGGAATGACTCCATGAGTCCGTTTCACAGACAGACTAGTTGAACGGGGAAAAGGCTTTTCTTTTGAATCTAGAGGAGTGAATGACACAGCATCATTAGTTATTGAGACAGCAGAACTGCCGCCATAACTGCTTCTTCTCATCTGTGGGCTGCGTGCTGGATTTTGTCTTAACGCAACAGGTTTTGAGTCCTTAGTCTGGGGTAAGGTGCCAGATTTTGGATGGCTGCCGTTGGCTAAGGATGCTGGCTTAAGGGGCTTGCTTTGGTAGGGAGACTTTGGTGGGGGTGGGATGCCACATTCAGAGGTGCCTGGTGAGGATCTAGGGTTATTTGAGGACTGGCTGGACTGTTGTGCTGGACTCTGCCTGGATTTGAGGTCGTTCAGCTCTTTAGTTAATCGCTTGATCTCGTCTTTCTCCAAGCTCGATTTTTGTCGTCCCACtgtatgaacacaaaaaaaatatacagttaGCACTTCTTTCACTCCTGACGGTCACTGATCttacaacaaagacaaaagttAGTGAATGAAAAAATACTTAGTAACAGTTAAACATAGAGCCAAAAAAAACTGACTTACCAGACAAGTAACCTCTCTGGACTAAAAAgagcaaagtaaaaacacagaTTACTGTGTGCACCATGATGGTCGTCACCACAGCAGTTGCGATGATTCGAGTGGAGGATTTCATGCATTCATctgaaatgattttaaaaaaaaaaaaaataagatcaAGCACAAACAATgggataaaataaaactcattaCACGAGAAGATTATCTCCATAGTTTGTTTTCTAAGCTGCTTTTAACTGAAATGTTACCACTAAGGTTTACATATCAACGCAtagtaatataaatataaaaatatgatctggGCCATACAGtttgaaaataatttaattacaaaacgtgtctttatttatttaacaaaaataagacaaaatgcaAAAGCAGTCTGTGGGAAACCAAAGTACACCCTTAATGCCttcataggaattaagagggtaagcagccagctgcagctgatcaaacgcacttgattaattgatcacGAGCAATAAAAGTCTgcaggtctggagcattcaagtGTGTGCTAACACAATGCAACAACTCTGCCTCGAGCagacatcccagcaaattcaccccaaggtcagatcaatgcgcaaaaaaaaaaaggactccaGCAATGAGCTTAtagaggcaactgttgttgatCATTAATCTGGCATAGGTTACAAGGCCATTTGCAAATAGCCTGAAGTCCATAGTTCGACAGTGCAAAAGATTATTGACAAATGGAAAAAGTTCAGGACAGCTGCCAGTCTAACAGGAGTAAATGTCCctgcaaattcaccccaaggttcAGTTGGTATAATTTGGGTCATACAACGGGATAATGGTCCCCAACACAGCAGCagatctacaacagaatggctgaaaaagacgTTGTAAtggtccagtcaaagtccacAAACCAAACTGACTCAAATGCTGTggtgagtagggatgggtatcgaaacccggttcttgttgagaaccggttcccactgtttcaattccttggaattgtttgacatttttgcaaatgattcccttatcgattccagtcgccccgaatgatgtcaccacgttgcggagcgtcatttacctggcaggaaacatggcggctcaaacgctcaaaactttggttttactttacgagaacggatgacaacagggcaacttgcaatacttgcaaagtagatatttcatttaagggaggaaacactacgaatatgtaaaagcatttgctcacaaaacacgcgatgaccttaaatgaatgtcgtgtttttaattccgctccggactcgtgaatctcaacccagcagcagcggtaacgtttgcacgtcctctcccgttaatgcagcaggtaaataatcaactaacagtgcatattatgttagcgcgatctgccttattacaaaacctgccattactgtgcatttaggtgaccatgatgagacagacagagtctggatcagatgctggcagttctcgctgcagtctaccggtagcgtctcctttcaggccaggatagacgaatgtcaccgagctgtgactaagtttgtggtcaaaggcttgcacccatttgccacagcagatgccctgatttaaagtgaatgtgtttaattgtaggcagagacattactggatattcttgtgtaattgctatagaataatttatgttatactttgttattgctacagaagaatatttaatttattattttacatttacaatgttttttctccctttgacaccccattgaagagccgtaggctggatctcttaagatctcactgttgggtttgtaaggccgtgttactcctaaatttctatcttgttcaaagagaagatataaaacaaagttctaagctaatcgaccttagtgttctcttttttaaaaaagaatcgataaagaatcgaatcgttaaacagaattgaaaatggaatcggaatcgtgaaaatcttatcaatacccatccctagtggtgAGACAGGAGCAACTGACACAATGTAGTGAAGAAGAGTGGACCAAAACTCCCCCAAAACATTGTGAGACACTGATAAAGTTACGCAAAAAGCAATTACACCAAGTTATCACTCCCAAGGTGTTTTCAAAACTACTGATTCATGGGCTGTATGTGGTTTCACGTTGCTTATGCATcttctgttaaataaataatcacaaaatGTAACATGTCATGCTGTTGTTCATCTCCGGTTGtatttaaataactttagaaatattaaaataaatatgtagaatGATTGCTTATCTGTAGCCCATATACATTGAACTGCAGGAGTAATGCGATGTTAGAAGATATACTAACAAcacgtttgttttttaacatccaAAATATTGTTAAATTTGATTGTTATTTACTGAGAAGTTACTGTTTTTAATCTAAGtctaaatctaatttaaataacaattatttattcATCCAGATGTTTGTTAAAGTTCTGGTGTACCTGATATGTAAATCTCTGAGTCCCTGGTCTGGTTTACCTCAGGCTGGTGAACTCTGCAGGTGACCCTGTGATCAAAAGACACATATTTAGGATTTATTCCTTTGCTATtctagaaaaagaagaaagtgtgCACACAGAAAATATTCTGAAAACATATCCCACTTAGTTTAACTAAATGACCCAGATTGAGCCACTTTAAGTTTGAGTATTAATACTGTAATGAAACCTGTTGGTAGCAGTCTGCAGAGTGACTCTTCTTTTGACGGTGAAGCATCCCAAAGACTCTTTATCTCTCTTTGGGTCTTCAGCGCTGATTTCATTTCCCTGAGCATCAAGAAATCTAATCGTAGGCTCAGGAAACCAACACCTGGCCTCACACTGCAGAGTCAGTCCACCTCCCACATCTGGAACAACCGAGAGTTTCGGCTCAGAAACAGCacctgcaaaaatattcattatTCAGGCTGTTGTCTATGACTAAcatttcagttcaaatgtccatAGAAAACTGTGAGAAACAATTAGGAAATCTCATCCGAGCTTTAAGATAGAGATACATGACTAAAGAATCTGCATTTGAACCCAAGAGAACCTTTGTCACAAATGATGTGGGTGAAAATGCCCTCTGTCTGCAGAAACGGTCCCTGCAGACAGTTACTGCTGCTTGGAATAAAGAACGAAATCTGTGAAATGCACTCCTCAGGTTATTTAAAGAAACATAAACCAAAACGTGAGGTGCGTGCAGACTTACAAAGTGAAGAAAATTACTTTAGGGGGATAAAATGCAGCTCTAATCTTTGAGTGGACGTACCTACAAACAGCTCCACTCTTGCGATGACTGTTTTCGGGTTCCTAACAATCGCACACTGGTATTTTCCACTGTCATTTCGCTGCACGTTGGACATCACCATTGACAGGTTTCCATGGTGAAGTTCATCCCTGATGAGGTTTGTTCTGTACCGAAAGACTGGATTCTTCATCTCGAAGGTCTCACATCCATCTCGGTACAGGAAGGCAATATCTGGAGGTAAACCCTCCCTACTCCACTCTACTGCTGGTACATCGTCGCTAGCAGTGGTGCTGCAGGGCAGGAGGACAGTTTCACCTGCAGAGGCTACGATCTTTGGTACATTGTTTGCTGAGGTCGCTGTTCCTGTGAAGAGAAAAAGGCATAAAACAGTGAGTAGGTCATGACTGTGTTTTGAAAAGAGTTCTAACACATTTTATCTGTGTAGCAACAATATAGTTACTCATCACACAAAGTAAGCACATTTATAGGGTGCAGCTTCTTGTTAGAAACCCAGAGGACAACAGATTACTCATACATATAGGGCATGTGCATGCATGAGTAATGCCTGTGGCTTCAGATGCTGCTAAACACTCGGTTTTAGGCAGTTTTTCAGCTTGGCTCTGTTTGATGTTGAAGAAAACTGACTATAATAGATAAAGATGCTTCAAATAAGGGATATTTTGTGTGGAAAGGTGCTAAAAGACTTCAATAACCAAACCATGAAGATAAAGCTCAGAATAGTAAAccctttttaacatttttaacaaaaagaGGGACTACAAATCTGCTAGTAGGGTCCCTACAGATAAGAAATCACCAATCTGCTCTAAACACATATCTGTATTAGAAAGAAAGGATATGGAAATGATCTTtcaagggttgttttttttctggcttgtacattgttaaagcaacaTAAAAGGTCATGCACATGTGCAATGAGAATACTTCTGAAAGTAAATTTATGTCTGTTTGATGTCGACTACTTCTGCACTTTTGTCCTTGTGAAACTGCTGAATTCTCTGGGGTTATACAAGTCTGTCTGCACAGCACGATCACAAGCTGAGCAGAGACAAACATTTCCAGCTACcttcaacttcttcaacagaattgaaAGACGATTACGGGATGCAACATGAATAATATGATGGGCCACATTTAATAGGAAGGGGGAGGTGTGTTTACCAAACATGCCACTGATATACTCTAAACATCCTGTGAACTTGTCCCTGAAATCTAAAGGATAAAACTCGGGCAGTGAGAATCTGTCACTGAAGCTGCTTTTGGAAGTTTCAGCAACAAACATATGTTGAGCTTTGGTAGATCACGACTTTAACTGTTAGTCAACATTCAGAGCAAACACAGTCTAACTGTTCTGCACACGCCCACACAAACCAGAGCAGTCACATACCTACAGTACAAGACAGTACAATGTTTTTCTATATTGTTTCCATGGTGTCATTGTCCTAAGATTATGCTAATCTATATTCAATCACATATTTAAGTTTATGTTCTTATTATATTTGTCCAATCTCTGTGACTAATAAAGATTTACtatcttatcttttcttttcttttcttatcttAATAGGTTTCACACTTGGCAGCCAGAACTGCAAAAAAGCGTTTATGATGACCTTAAACAGCTGTCCATGCTGGGAAACCCTCCAGTCTGACGGGATTAAAGCAAGACGCCAAAGGTGAGTGGGCCACAATTTCCCCACGGCGACGTGAAACACTCACTGCCACTCATCGAAGCAAaacccacttcctgtttttaccttttaatTCTTTCGACAAATGCAAACATCTGCTCACTGAAGTCGACGCCTTTAGCACATAATAGATGACCGAAGATCACACTCATGTTAGCAGCATTAACACAGAACCAGCAGGGACACACTTTTAAAGCCTTGAAGCCCGACTTCACAGTCGTCGCTTTTAAACGCATTAAGATCGTTATCTCTGTTTCTCAGATATACCGACTTCCCTTTTCGAAACATAGCGCTGTAGTCTCGCAATTATGGGATGTTTTATGTTCTtataaattgtcttttttttcttttttctcacagACAAATCAGGAgattatttttttgtccttacccccccccccccccccccctctttttttttttttacactcctTTTTCTTGCGCTTCTGTAAAGTTACTTTGTCACGCCTCAATAAAAGCCTACGCTTTCCGTGAATCAACTGAAGTACGAAGAAACCTTTAAAACCTGACTATTCAGACAACCTCTGCTTCCTGAACGGGCTCGTTTTGACCGAGCAGCTGCTGCACGGAGATCGTCCCCGGCAGCTTTTATAACAAATATATTAATGCCTGGTTTGGAAACTGGAGCGTGGAAAAGCCATCTACACCCGAAACACTCTTGTACGGTCGCCTTTATCCAAATCCTACCTGTGCAAGAAGAGTGTGCGGCGACGAGCAGCAGGAGCACAGAGATACTCATggatgaaacacagaaaaagtgaCCCACTGGATCCACGgggttttaaaaaggaaaaaaggtccCAAACTTTCTTAAACTCTTTCGTACATCCTCTCCGGGGAAGAGCCTGAAACAAAATGACGAACTACAGTTTGGCAAAAAAGGAAActggtgtcaagccagcctccaattcgagacttgcagtcaagccagcctccagtttgttttacgttccctgtgtattcaaagtattacgggaatggatgtggaaaccggatttcaaaagaaaagccaacttcgagtgaattaacagatatgttaagaacataataacatatcatttaggcttctttttttttttcttttttttttacaaactctaatgttagatctatatgacacagccttgtaccctaattgtgccctgtcactatcaaggccatcttattttggatttcaaagtaaaagccctgtgaatcttcatttttgaactactctttcaatgacttcataatgctcttaaaagcaaaagtcgtatttccaaatactatttgaactttatattaacactttccaaccacagtctttttcacagtaataccatatcaatatcaagtcagtctgattttgcctttcatagtaatggccctttgaaattgtcgatatttgacttaatcttctaacgattcaaaatgctctaaaatgaaaaactcttgtttccacagggtaattccactttagatcaacagtatacagccccacagtgataccatatcagtatcaagtcattctgttattatgccttccaaaataaaatacttttcaaattgtccataattgacctacctttcagtgatttcaaaatgctctaaaatggaaaattcctgtttccacagggtaattccactttagatcaacagtatacaaccccacagtgataccatatcagtatcaagtcattctgttattatgccttccaaaataaaatacttttcaaattgtccataattgacctacctttcagtgatttcaaaatgctctaaaatggaaaattcctgtttccacagggtaattccactttagatcaacagtatacagccccacagtgataccatatcaatatcaagtcattctgattttgccttccaaagtaaaagccttttcaaattgtccacaattgacctaaatttcagtgatttcaaaatgctctaaaatggaaaattcctgtttccacaggataattccactctgtatttacagtataaagccccacagt
Proteins encoded in this window:
- the LOC113019052 gene encoding butyrophilin subfamily 2 member A1-like; translation: MSISVLLLLVAAHSSCTGTATSANNVPKIVASAGETVLLPCSTTASDDVPAVEWSREGLPPDIAFLYRDGCETFEMKNPVFRYRTNLIRDELHHGNLSMVMSNVQRNDSGKYQCAIVRNPKTVIARVELFVGAVSEPKLSVVPDVGGGLTLQCEARCWFPEPTIRFLDAQGNEISAEDPKRDKESLGCFTVKRRVTLQTATNRVTCRVHQPEVNQTRDSEIYISDECMKSSTRIIATAVVTTIMVHTVICVFTLLFLVQRGYLSVGRQKSSLEKDEIKRLTKELNDLKSRQSPAQQSSQSSNNPRSSPGTSECGIPPPPKSPYQSKPLKPASLANGSHPKSGTLPQTKDSKPVALRQNPARSPQMRRSSYGGSSAVSITNDAVSFTPLDSKEKPFPRSTSLSVKRTHGVIPRSPRRNTLSGISNNPYGVLADLSEDENLIG